Genomic window (Thermoanaerobaculia bacterium):
AGCGGTGGAGTTGCGCAAGGTCTATCAGCGGATCCCGGACCCGAAAGCAGAGGCGGACGGGTTCGCACGTGTAGTCGATGAGTCGGGAGAGGACTATCTCTTTCCGACCCGGTTCTTCGCCGCGATCGAAGTCCCGAGCGCACTCGAGCGTACGTTCGCCCAGGGCGGCGAGTAGGCCCACTTCAGGCGCGGAGGGGTCCCTTTACCGGTCTTTTCGCGCCGATATCCACGGACTTCCAGTTTTCTCCAGAGGCCGAACATCGATCGGTCGGAGGACCAGGTTCGAGGAGCATCGCCATGGATGCAGCGACGTTTCGCAAGTTGGGACACGAGATGGTGGAGTGGGTGGCGGCGTACCGGGAGGGGGTCGAGCGCCTGCCGGTTCGGAGCTCGGTGCGGCCGGGGGAGATCCGGGCGCGCTTCGCGGCGGAGCCGCCGCGCGCGGGGGGCGAGTTGCCGGCGGCGCTGGCGCGGCTCGACGAGCTGGTGTTGGCAGGGATCACGCACTGGAACCACCCGTCGTTCTTCGCCTACTTCCCGTCCAACACGAGCTATGCGTCGATTCTCGGCGACCTCGTCGCCGCCGGCCTCGGCGCGCAGGGGATGAGCTGGCAGACGAGCCCCGCCGCGACCGAGATCGAAGAGGTCGTCATGGACTGGCTGCGGCAGATGGTCGGGCTCGCGCCGGAATGGAGAGGCGTCGTGCACGACACGGCGAGCACCGCGACGCTCTGCGCTCTCCTCTGCGCGCGCGAGCGCGCCTCGGGCTTCAGCCAGAACCGTGCCGGGCTCCAGGGGCTCGCCGCGCCGCTCACCGTCTACCTCTCGAACCAGGCACACAGCTCGGTCGAGAAGGCGGCGCTCCTCGCCGGCTTCGGGCGCGAGAACCTGCGCTTCATCGACACCGACGAGGTGCATGCGCTGCGTGTCGACCTCCTCGAGCAGGCGATTGCCACCGATCTTGTCGCCGGCTGCCGGCCGTGCGCCATCGTCGCGACGATCGGCACCACGGGCACGACGGCGATCGATCCGCTCGAGGCCATCGCGAAGATCGTGGACCTCGCCGGTCCGGACACGATCTGGCTGCACGTCGACGCGGCGCTCGCCGGCACGGCGATGGTCCTCCCCGAGTGCCGCCCGCTGTGGACCGGCGTCGAACGCGCCGACAGCCTGGTGTTCAATCCGCACAAGTGGATGGGCGTGGGCTTCGACCTCTCGGCCTACTACGCGCGCGACCCTGAGCATCTGATCCGCGTGATGAGCACCAACCCGACCTACCTGCGCACCGCCGAAGACGGCGCGGTGACCAACTACCGCGACTGGCAGATCCCGCTCGGCCGCCGCTTCCGCGCCCTGAAGCTCTGGTTCTACCTGCTCGACGTGGGTGTCGAAGGCCTCCAAGCACGCCTGCGCCGCGACCTCGCCAACGCCCAGTGGCTGAAAAACCAGATCGACGCCGCCCCCGATTGGGAGCGCCTCGCCCCGGTCCCTCTGCAGACCGTATGCGTCCGCCACGTGCCGCAGGCCCTCGCCGGCGACGAACCGGCCCTCACCGCCCACAACCTCGCGATCGCCCGGAGCATCAACGACAGCGGCGCCGCCTACCTCACCCCCAGCGACCTCAAAGGCCGCCAGATGCTCCGCCTCAGCATCGGCGCCGAAACCACCGAGGGCCGGCATGTCGAAGCGCTGTGGCAAGCGCTGCAGGGCGCGGCAATCCAGCCGGTCAGGAGCGAGTGATTTTCGAGCGCTAGCGGGCGGCCAGCTCTACCTGGGGCCGCCGGATCGCGCCGGCGGCGTGCGCGATTCGGATCGCTCCTTCGAGCCAGGCGAGGCGCTGCGCGGGTGTCGCGGAGAGCGTGCGCTCGAGTTGCCACCGGGCGTGGCCCTCCCAACTGGTCTTTGCCCAGAGATCGTCTTCC
Coding sequences:
- a CDS encoding aspartate aminotransferase family protein; translation: MDAATFRKLGHEMVEWVAAYREGVERLPVRSSVRPGEIRARFAAEPPRAGGELPAALARLDELVLAGITHWNHPSFFAYFPSNTSYASILGDLVAAGLGAQGMSWQTSPAATEIEEVVMDWLRQMVGLAPEWRGVVHDTASTATLCALLCARERASGFSQNRAGLQGLAAPLTVYLSNQAHSSVEKAALLAGFGRENLRFIDTDEVHALRVDLLEQAIATDLVAGCRPCAIVATIGTTGTTAIDPLEAIAKIVDLAGPDTIWLHVDAALAGTAMVLPECRPLWTGVERADSLVFNPHKWMGVGFDLSAYYARDPEHLIRVMSTNPTYLRTAEDGAVTNYRDWQIPLGRRFRALKLWFYLLDVGVEGLQARLRRDLANAQWLKNQIDAAPDWERLAPVPLQTVCVRHVPQALAGDEPALTAHNLAIARSINDSGAAYLTPSDLKGRQMLRLSIGAETTEGRHVEALWQALQGAAIQPVRSE